Proteins encoded by one window of Sphingosinicella sp. BN140058:
- a CDS encoding D-alanyl-D-alanine carboxypeptidase family protein — protein sequence MKRNALIILAFGAAISLPASAAAPPFETAAQVAFMLDLSSGAVLYQKNADLRMPPASMAKMMTSHIALNLLKKGDLKQDQMCTVRPETWQKWHGPAAGSTMFLSPGEQVSVDNLLKGIVTLSGNDASVALAECIAGTEEAFAALMNEEAKRLGMTNSHFGNSNGWPDEGVTYTTARDLARLAEATIESTPDLYKRYYELQNFTWGKTLGSGQAITQANRNPILGRIQGADGLKTGHTEEAGYGFTGSAIQNGRRIIMVVAGLSSFNQRIEESVKFMDWGFRAWKAQPLFKSGEKVADAKVQLGGDDSVGLVAPRDLAVTVPAGVVSGKIKVKVAYDGPIKAPIKKDQQIAQLVVQSGDTPPQTMPLVADKDVGEAGFFGRIWAGLASLFA from the coding sequence ATGAAGCGTAACGCTCTCATCATCCTGGCTTTTGGAGCCGCCATCTCGCTCCCGGCAAGCGCTGCAGCGCCGCCTTTCGAGACGGCGGCGCAGGTTGCCTTCATGCTCGATCTTTCCTCGGGCGCGGTGCTCTACCAGAAGAATGCCGACCTTCGCATGCCGCCGGCATCGATGGCCAAGATGATGACCAGCCACATCGCGCTCAATCTGCTCAAGAAGGGCGATCTGAAGCAGGACCAGATGTGCACGGTGCGGCCGGAGACGTGGCAGAAATGGCATGGGCCGGCGGCCGGCTCGACCATGTTCCTGTCGCCCGGCGAGCAGGTCAGCGTCGACAATCTGCTGAAGGGGATCGTCACCCTGTCGGGGAACGACGCCAGCGTCGCGCTTGCCGAATGCATCGCCGGCACCGAGGAAGCGTTTGCGGCGCTGATGAACGAGGAAGCCAAGCGCCTCGGCATGACCAATTCGCATTTCGGCAATTCGAACGGCTGGCCCGACGAAGGTGTAACCTACACGACCGCCCGCGATCTCGCGAGGCTCGCCGAGGCGACGATCGAATCGACGCCGGATCTCTACAAACGCTATTACGAGCTGCAGAACTTCACTTGGGGGAAGACGCTCGGCTCGGGCCAGGCGATCACGCAGGCCAATCGCAACCCCATCCTGGGCCGGATCCAGGGCGCCGACGGGCTCAAGACGGGCCATACGGAAGAGGCAGGCTACGGCTTCACCGGCTCCGCCATCCAAAACGGCCGGCGGATCATCATGGTGGTCGCCGGGCTTTCGAGCTTCAATCAGCGGATCGAGGAATCGGTCAAGTTCATGGATTGGGGCTTCCGCGCCTGGAAGGCGCAGCCTTTGTTCAAGTCGGGCGAAAAGGTCGCGGACGCCAAGGTGCAGCTCGGCGGCGACGACAGCGTCGGCCTGGTCGCGCCGCGCGATCTGGCGGTCACGGTTCCCGCCGGCGTCGTCAGCGGCAAGATCAAGGTCAAGGTCGCCTATGACGGCCCGATCAAGGCGCCGATCAAGAAGGACCAGCAGATCGCCCAACTCGTCGTGCAGAGCGGAGACACGCCGCCGCAGACCATGCCGCTGGTCGCCGACAAGGATGTCGGCGAGGCGGGTTTCTTCGGGCGGATCTGGGCGGGGCTCGCCTCGCTCTTCGCCTGA
- a CDS encoding DNA polymerase III subunit delta', which translates to MIPLYGHDPAVAFFRDSLDRGRLHHAWLITGVQGIGKATFAAKAGLRVLAGGQGAIDAPGLDVPDVHPAAKLMAAGSHPDLMVLERLAKDSSATGELARSISVDQVRGLQRLFSTTASLSPWRVVIIDSIDDLERNAANALLKNLEEPPSHSLFLLVSHAPERLLPTIRSRCRLLRLSPLETDAMAAALRSAVPDADDAEIADLVTAGQGSPGRAMAFRGLDIAGLDRAMETITREGDPTNARRVALAQSLALKSAQPRYEAFLARAPSLIAAIARSRRGAALAESIRLWERAQSLASSARGLSLEPESVVFELSGMLAALADDTSPRFARG; encoded by the coding sequence ATGATCCCGCTTTACGGTCATGATCCCGCCGTCGCCTTCTTTCGCGACAGCCTCGACCGCGGGCGTCTCCATCATGCCTGGCTGATCACCGGCGTCCAGGGCATCGGCAAGGCGACTTTCGCGGCCAAGGCCGGGCTGCGCGTACTCGCCGGCGGGCAGGGGGCGATCGATGCTCCCGGCCTCGACGTTCCGGACGTCCATCCTGCCGCGAAATTGATGGCGGCCGGCTCGCATCCGGACCTGATGGTTCTTGAGCGCCTTGCCAAGGACAGCAGCGCCACCGGCGAGCTTGCCCGCTCGATCAGCGTCGATCAGGTGCGCGGCCTCCAGCGCCTGTTCTCGACGACGGCGTCGCTGTCGCCGTGGCGGGTGGTGATCATCGATTCGATCGACGACCTCGAGCGCAACGCGGCCAATGCCTTGCTCAAGAATCTCGAAGAGCCCCCGTCGCATAGCCTGTTCCTGCTGGTCAGCCACGCGCCCGAGCGGCTGCTGCCGACGATCCGTTCACGGTGCCGGCTGCTGCGCCTGTCGCCGCTGGAGACGGACGCAATGGCGGCGGCGCTGCGTTCCGCCGTGCCCGACGCCGACGATGCCGAGATCGCCGATCTGGTCACCGCCGGCCAGGGCTCGCCGGGCCGGGCGATGGCATTTCGCGGGCTCGATATCGCCGGCCTCGACCGCGCGATGGAGACGATCACGCGGGAAGGGGATCCGACCAATGCGCGGCGGGTGGCGCTGGCCCAGAGCCTGGCACTCAAATCGGCACAGCCCCGGTACGAGGCGTTCCTGGCGCGGGCGCCTTCGCTGATCGCCGCAATCGCGCGCAGCCGGCGGGGCGCGGCGCTAGCCGAGTCGATCCGGCTGTGGGAACGCGCCCAGTCGCTCGCGTCCAGCGCTCGCGGGCTGTCGCTGGAGCCCGAAAGCGTCGTCTTCGAACTCTCGGGAATGCTTGCCGCGCTCGCCGACGACACGTCGCCGCGCTTCGCCCGGGGCTAA
- a CDS encoding MBL fold metallo-hydrolase, with product MDVRILGCGTSSGVPRVGNDWGECDPRQPRNRRRRVSILVRHERASILVDTGPDLREQLLDAQVSGVDAVIWTHDHADHCHGIDDLRQLYHAQRRPVVGYARADTLEVIQSRFAYAFDGKGGYPPVVEGNVLPDHLNINGISVQTVDLPHGSIHSAGLRFDAGGATIVYTTDFNEMTDQMAYRLEDADVWIVDALRRRPHPTHPHLSQVLDWVAQLKPKRTLLTHMDNSMDYDRLVAELPDGVEPAYDGQEITL from the coding sequence ATGGACGTTCGCATCCTGGGCTGCGGCACGTCGTCGGGCGTGCCCCGGGTCGGCAACGATTGGGGTGAGTGCGATCCCAGGCAGCCGCGCAACCGCCGTCGCCGTGTCTCGATCCTCGTCCGCCACGAGCGCGCCTCGATCCTGGTCGACACCGGGCCCGATCTTCGCGAGCAATTGCTCGACGCACAGGTGTCGGGTGTCGACGCGGTGATCTGGACGCACGATCACGCCGATCATTGCCATGGCATCGACGACCTTCGGCAGCTCTATCACGCGCAACGGCGTCCGGTGGTCGGCTATGCGCGAGCGGACACGCTGGAGGTGATCCAGAGCCGCTTCGCCTACGCGTTCGACGGCAAGGGGGGCTACCCGCCGGTGGTGGAAGGCAATGTGCTGCCCGATCACCTCAACATCAACGGAATCTCGGTGCAGACCGTGGACCTGCCGCACGGCAGCATCCACAGCGCCGGCTTGCGCTTCGACGCCGGCGGCGCGACGATCGTCTACACGACCGATTTCAACGAGATGACCGATCAGATGGCGTATCGGCTGGAAGATGCCGATGTGTGGATCGTCGACGCGCTGCGCCGCCGTCCGCACCCGACCCATCCCCATCTCAGCCAGGTGCTGGACTGGGTCGCGCAGCTCAAGCCGAAGCGCACCCTGCTCACCCACATGGACAACAGCATGGATTATGACCGGCTGGTGGCGGAACTGCCCGACGGGGTGGAGCCGGCCTATGACGGGCAGGAAATCACTCTGTGA
- a CDS encoding lytic transglycosylase domain-containing protein, whose product MRILTKTAAVALACALPLAGSAPAQAQTAGYTAAGFSAYLPELRAQALREGVSRRTVEQIFPTLVFSARTIELDQAQPGGTAGSASTPPFAPYRQRHVNPALVSGGARRYANNLPRLQEIGRRYGVTPSVLVAIWGHETSYGAVTGDFDLLNSLATLSYEGRRRDLFSSEFIAALKMIDRGVPRSRLKGSWAGATGYPQFLPSVYLRVAADGDGDGHADIWQSQADALASIANYLSNAGWKPNTPWGVAVRVPAGFDRSALRARVTSPRCQRVHERHTRWMTIGEWRRMGIVLEGSAWPRDTELASLLEPDGPGQTAYLLTTNYRTILDYNCSNFYALSVGLLADAVSR is encoded by the coding sequence ATGCGTATTCTCACGAAAACGGCAGCGGTGGCGCTTGCATGCGCCCTGCCCCTGGCAGGCAGCGCGCCGGCGCAGGCACAGACGGCCGGCTACACCGCTGCGGGCTTCAGCGCTTATCTCCCGGAGCTGCGGGCACAGGCGCTGCGCGAAGGCGTCAGCCGCCGCACGGTCGAGCAGATCTTTCCGACGCTGGTGTTCAGCGCCCGCACCATCGAGCTTGATCAGGCGCAGCCGGGGGGCACTGCCGGCTCCGCTTCGACGCCGCCGTTCGCGCCCTATCGCCAGCGCCACGTCAACCCGGCTTTGGTCAGCGGCGGCGCGCGTCGCTACGCCAACAATCTGCCGCGCCTGCAGGAGATCGGCCGCCGCTATGGCGTCACGCCATCGGTTCTCGTCGCGATCTGGGGCCATGAGACCAGCTACGGCGCCGTGACCGGAGATTTCGATCTGCTCAATTCGCTCGCGACCCTGTCGTACGAGGGACGCCGGCGCGATCTCTTCTCTTCCGAATTCATCGCTGCGCTCAAGATGATCGATCGCGGCGTTCCGCGCAGCCGCCTCAAGGGGAGCTGGGCCGGGGCGACCGGCTATCCGCAATTCCTGCCCTCGGTCTATCTGCGGGTCGCAGCCGACGGCGACGGTGACGGCCATGCCGACATCTGGCAGAGCCAGGCGGACGCGCTCGCCTCGATCGCCAATTATCTCAGCAATGCGGGGTGGAAGCCGAATACGCCTTGGGGCGTCGCCGTGCGCGTTCCGGCCGGCTTCGATCGCTCTGCGCTGCGCGCGCGCGTCACGTCGCCGCGCTGCCAGCGCGTGCACGAGCGCCACACGCGCTGGATGACGATCGGCGAGTGGCGGCGGATGGGCATCGTTCTCGAAGGCAGCGCCTGGCCGCGCGATACCGAGCTCGCCTCGTTGCTCGAGCCGGATGGCCCCGGGCAGACTGCCTATCTGCTCACCACCAATTACCGCACGATTCTCGATTATAATTGCTCGAACTTCTACGCCTTGTCGGTGGGCCTGCTCGCCGATGCGGTGTCGCGCTGA
- a CDS encoding lipopolysaccharide assembly protein LapB yields MRGPGDLKTVRDLGPNVGGFYSASSAGIAAFVDEKADNWDDADNHVLFHEIAHHFMMQYRPTAYPPWYVEGFAEYVMTARFKPKTIEYGWPAQGRAAWLGQTRWLPVEKILFARPPRKGPDTASFYAQSWLIAHYMLRDAERGTKFRAYINALVHGEEPKAAFTAQFGDIDAFGRAVQAYARKGMTYTTRTRASAAVPPPVTMSTLPGSADALLLREAAMHIGVGDENAPQHLARIRAEAAKFASDPYAKRVLAEAEILYGDREKGAKLADELLGATPSDVELLYLRGMRHVLDARAAEDDAVPAYKAARGWFVRAHKADPNHFPTLARYAESLRTDGRFDSDNTMEIVLLAQQLAPQVDEISMLAASLMIMRGHFSEAEAMLLPLASSPHDEGLATAASAMLRQARAKSKSPLPDGDEPAVETASQ; encoded by the coding sequence GTGCGCGGCCCCGGCGACCTCAAGACGGTGCGTGACCTGGGGCCCAATGTCGGCGGTTTCTATTCGGCGTCTTCGGCCGGGATCGCTGCCTTCGTGGACGAGAAGGCCGACAATTGGGACGACGCGGACAATCATGTCCTGTTTCACGAGATCGCCCATCACTTCATGATGCAATATCGCCCGACAGCCTACCCGCCCTGGTATGTCGAAGGCTTCGCCGAATATGTGATGACCGCCCGCTTCAAGCCGAAAACGATCGAATATGGCTGGCCAGCGCAAGGGCGGGCGGCATGGCTTGGCCAGACCCGATGGCTGCCGGTCGAGAAGATCCTGTTCGCGCGCCCGCCGCGCAAGGGGCCGGACACGGCGTCTTTTTACGCGCAGAGCTGGCTGATCGCCCATTACATGCTTCGCGATGCCGAGCGCGGGACCAAATTCAGGGCCTATATCAATGCGCTGGTCCATGGCGAGGAGCCGAAGGCGGCATTCACGGCGCAGTTCGGCGACATCGATGCGTTCGGGCGAGCGGTTCAAGCCTATGCCCGTAAAGGCATGACCTACACCACCCGCACCCGCGCGAGCGCGGCGGTACCGCCGCCGGTGACGATGTCGACCCTGCCCGGATCCGCCGACGCTCTCCTGCTGCGCGAGGCGGCGATGCACATCGGCGTTGGAGACGAGAACGCTCCGCAACATCTCGCCCGCATACGCGCCGAGGCCGCAAAGTTCGCATCGGACCCTTATGCGAAGCGAGTGCTGGCCGAGGCCGAGATCCTCTACGGCGATCGGGAAAAAGGTGCGAAACTCGCCGACGAATTGCTAGGGGCGACGCCGTCCGACGTCGAACTCCTGTATCTGCGCGGCATGCGCCATGTCCTCGACGCCCGCGCCGCCGAGGATGATGCCGTACCCGCCTACAAGGCGGCGCGAGGCTGGTTCGTCCGGGCGCACAAGGCCGATCCAAATCATTTCCCGACTCTGGCGCGCTACGCGGAGAGCCTGCGCACCGACGGCCGGTTCGACAGCGACAACACGATGGAGATCGTCCTGCTGGCTCAGCAACTGGCGCCGCAGGTTGACGAGATCAGCATGCTGGCGGCAAGCCTGATGATCATGCGCGGACATTTTTCGGAAGCGGAAGCGATGCTGCTTCCGCTCGCCTCGTCGCCGCATGACGAAGGCCTGGCCACGGCGGCAAGCGCGATGCTCCGGCAGGCGCGGGCGAAGAGCAAGAGCCCCCTGCCCGACGGCGACGAGCCGGCGGTCGAAACGGCTTCACAGTAG
- a CDS encoding acyl-CoA dehydrogenase: MSDTAIGRFDWADPFALDAQLSDEERLVRDTAEGYAQERLQPRVTEAYLHENFDRDIMSEMGALGLLGATVPTEYGGAGLNYVSYGLVARAVERVDSGYRSAMSVQSSLVMHPINAYGSEAQKQKYLPKLASGEWVGCFGLTEPDAGSDPGSMRTRAARIDGGYRLSGAKMWITNSPIADVFVVWAKSDAHDGAIRGFILEKGMPGLSAPKIGQKLSLRASITGEIVMDGVEVPEENLLPDVSGLKGPFGCLNRARYGIAWGAMGAAEACFHAARTYTLDRKQFGRPLAATQLVQMKLANMITEITLGLQAALRVGRRMDEGELIPDTISLIKRNNVGKALDIARVARDMHGGNGISAEFQVMRHAANLETVNTYEGTHDVHGLILGRAITGHSAF; the protein is encoded by the coding sequence ATGTCCGACACCGCCATTGGCCGCTTCGACTGGGCCGATCCCTTTGCGCTCGACGCGCAGCTTTCCGACGAGGAGCGGCTCGTCCGCGACACGGCGGAGGGCTATGCCCAGGAACGCCTGCAGCCGCGCGTCACCGAGGCGTATCTTCACGAGAATTTCGACCGCGACATCATGTCGGAAATGGGCGCGCTTGGCCTGCTCGGCGCAACGGTGCCGACGGAATATGGCGGCGCCGGGCTCAACTACGTCAGCTACGGCCTCGTCGCCCGCGCCGTCGAGCGGGTCGACAGCGGCTATCGCTCGGCCATGTCGGTGCAGTCGTCGCTGGTCATGCACCCGATCAACGCCTACGGTTCGGAAGCACAGAAGCAGAAATATCTGCCCAAGCTCGCGAGCGGCGAATGGGTCGGCTGCTTCGGCCTCACCGAGCCCGATGCCGGATCGGACCCGGGATCAATGCGGACCCGGGCAGCCAGGATCGACGGCGGCTATCGGTTGAGCGGCGCCAAGATGTGGATCACCAACTCGCCGATCGCGGACGTGTTCGTGGTCTGGGCCAAGTCCGATGCCCATGACGGCGCCATCCGCGGCTTCATTCTCGAAAAGGGCATGCCCGGGCTCTCAGCGCCCAAGATCGGGCAGAAATTGTCGCTGCGCGCCTCGATCACCGGCGAGATCGTGATGGACGGCGTCGAAGTGCCTGAGGAAAATTTGCTGCCCGACGTCAGCGGCCTCAAGGGCCCCTTCGGGTGCCTCAACCGCGCGCGCTACGGAATTGCCTGGGGCGCGATGGGCGCGGCCGAGGCATGCTTCCACGCGGCGCGGACCTACACGCTCGATCGAAAGCAGTTCGGCCGCCCGCTCGCCGCCACCCAATTGGTTCAGATGAAGCTGGCCAACATGATCACCGAGATCACGCTGGGCCTCCAGGCGGCGCTGCGCGTCGGCCGGCGGATGGACGAGGGCGAACTCATCCCCGACACGATCAGCCTGATCAAGCGCAACAATGTCGGCAAGGCGCTCGACATTGCGCGAGTCGCCCGGGACATGCACGGCGGCAACGGCATTTCCGCCGAATTCCAGGTGATGCGCCATGCCGCCAATCTGGAAACGGTCAACACCTATGAAGGCACGCACGACGTCCATGGCCTGATCCTCGGCCGCGCCATCACCGGCCATTCCGCCTTCTGA
- the tmk gene encoding dTMP kinase, with protein MTAARFITLEGGEGVGKSTQLRRLVERLRERGLEVVETREPGGSPGAEAIRRLLLEGADERWTPEAEALLFAAARADHVARTIRPALARGAWVLCDRFLDSSLAYQGGAGGLGVEAIRSLHAVGSRGFLPHRTLLLELGAADAARRLSVRDAGGSDRIGGRGDDYHADVAAAFSALAEAEPDRFRRIDAQGDVDQVTERLLGAIKDLL; from the coding sequence ATGACCGCGGCCCGGTTCATCACGCTCGAAGGCGGCGAAGGGGTGGGCAAGTCGACCCAGCTGCGGCGGCTCGTTGAAAGGCTGCGCGAACGCGGGCTCGAAGTGGTCGAGACTCGCGAGCCCGGCGGCAGCCCGGGCGCAGAAGCGATCCGCCGCCTCCTGCTCGAAGGCGCGGACGAGCGCTGGACCCCTGAAGCGGAGGCGTTGCTGTTCGCCGCCGCGCGCGCCGACCATGTCGCCCGCACGATCCGGCCGGCGCTCGCCCGCGGCGCCTGGGTGCTGTGCGATCGCTTCCTCGACAGTTCGCTCGCCTATCAGGGCGGCGCCGGCGGCCTCGGTGTCGAGGCGATCCGGTCCTTGCACGCGGTCGGCAGCCGCGGCTTCCTTCCCCACCGAACCTTGTTGCTCGAACTCGGCGCCGCCGATGCGGCCAGGCGCCTCAGCGTGCGCGACGCCGGCGGCTCCGATCGCATCGGCGGCCGCGGCGACGACTATCATGCCGACGTCGCCGCCGCCTTCTCGGCGCTTGCCGAGGCCGAGCCCGATCGGTTCCGCCGGATCGATGCGCAGGGCGACGTCGATCAGGTGACCGAGCGGCTGCTGGGCGCGATCAAGGACCTGCTGTGA
- a CDS encoding TatD family hydrolase, protein MFIDSHCHLNYKGLVEEQDAVIARARSAGVSAMVNISTRRSEWDEVIAVAAREPDVWASVGIHPHEADAHADVDTKLLVERAAHSRVVGIGESGLDYHYDHSDRERQRASFRAHLAASRETGLPIIVHTREAEDDTHQILAEEMGKGAFTGVIHCFTASADFAAKALALGLYISISGIVTFKNARDLQATAKDLPADRLLIETDSPFLAPVPHRGRPCEPAYVADTARFLAALRGETLESLAERTSANFRTLFSKAV, encoded by the coding sequence ATGTTCATCGATAGTCATTGCCACCTCAACTACAAAGGCCTGGTCGAGGAGCAGGATGCGGTGATCGCGCGCGCGCGGTCGGCGGGCGTCTCCGCCATGGTCAACATCTCCACTCGGCGTTCGGAATGGGACGAGGTGATCGCCGTCGCCGCGCGCGAGCCCGACGTCTGGGCGTCGGTCGGCATCCATCCGCACGAGGCGGATGCGCATGCCGACGTCGACACGAAGCTGCTGGTCGAGCGTGCCGCGCACTCGCGCGTGGTCGGCATCGGCGAGAGCGGCCTCGATTATCATTACGACCATTCCGACCGCGAACGTCAGCGGGCGAGCTTTCGCGCCCATCTCGCGGCGTCGCGGGAGACCGGGCTTCCGATCATCGTCCACACCCGGGAAGCCGAGGACGACACCCACCAGATCCTTGCCGAGGAGATGGGGAAGGGGGCCTTCACCGGCGTCATCCACTGCTTTACCGCAAGCGCCGATTTCGCCGCCAAGGCGCTCGCGCTCGGCCTCTATATTTCGATCTCCGGCATCGTGACCTTCAAGAATGCCAGGGATCTGCAGGCCACTGCTAAGGACCTGCCCGCCGATCGGCTGCTGATCGAGACCGATTCGCCGTTCCTGGCGCCGGTGCCGCATCGCGGCCGTCCGTGCGAGCCCGCTTACGTCGCCGATACCGCGCGCTTCCTCGCGGCGCTTCGCGGCGAGACGCTGGAGAGCCTGGCGGAACGGACCAGCGCCAACTTCCGCACCCTGTTTTCGAAGGCAGTCTGA
- the metG gene encoding methionine--tRNA ligase: protein MVDPFYITTAISYPNGAPHIGHAYEAIAADAIARFQRLAGRDVFFMTGTDEHGLKMAQTARDRGITPAELAAEMSSLFRAMDERLEISFDRFIRTTEADHHRASQAIWQAMADRGDIYLGRYEGWYSVRDEAFYDEKELVDGEGGARLSPQGTPVEWTVEESWFFRLSAYQDRLLQLYRGQPDFIRPEARRNEVMRFVEGGLSDLSVSRTSFDWGVKVPGAEGHVMYVWVDALTNYLTGVGYPNGSETYRKFWPADLHIIGKDIVRFHAVYWPAFLMSAGLPLPRQVFGHGFLLHRGEKMSKSVGNVVDPLELADRFGVDPLRYFLLRDVTFGQDGSYSAEAIVTRVNADLSNSFGNLAQRTLSFIAKNCGGRLPTGGRREAADDELLDLVRRTVQDEVPAAFGDLALAQGIEAWLRAVFACNQYIDAQAPWTLRKTDPERMLAVLGTLYQAIADLAVAITPIIPSSAAKLLDQMGIPAEERSLAALADPERYARLAASGFVLQPPTPIFPRLEAPAE, encoded by the coding sequence ATGGTCGACCCTTTCTACATCACCACCGCGATCAGCTACCCCAATGGCGCCCCGCACATCGGGCACGCCTACGAGGCGATCGCCGCCGACGCGATCGCCCGTTTCCAGCGCCTCGCGGGGCGCGACGTCTTCTTCATGACCGGAACCGACGAGCATGGCCTGAAGATGGCGCAGACCGCGCGCGACCGCGGCATCACGCCAGCGGAGCTGGCCGCTGAAATGTCGTCTCTTTTCCGTGCCATGGATGAGAGGCTTGAGATCTCGTTCGATCGCTTCATCCGCACCACCGAAGCCGATCACCACCGCGCAAGCCAGGCGATCTGGCAGGCGATGGCGGATCGGGGCGACATCTATCTCGGCCGCTACGAAGGCTGGTATTCGGTCCGCGACGAAGCCTTTTACGACGAGAAGGAACTGGTCGACGGCGAAGGCGGTGCCCGTCTGTCGCCGCAGGGCACACCGGTCGAGTGGACGGTGGAGGAAAGCTGGTTCTTCCGCCTGTCCGCCTATCAGGACCGGCTGCTTCAGCTCTACCGCGGCCAGCCTGATTTCATCCGTCCGGAGGCGCGGCGCAACGAGGTCATGCGCTTCGTCGAAGGCGGGCTTTCGGATCTTTCGGTCTCACGCACCAGCTTCGACTGGGGCGTTAAGGTTCCCGGTGCCGAAGGCCACGTCATGTACGTCTGGGTCGACGCTCTCACCAATTATCTGACCGGCGTCGGATATCCTAATGGTTCAGAGACTTATCGCAAGTTCTGGCCAGCGGATCTGCACATCATCGGCAAGGACATCGTCCGCTTTCACGCCGTCTACTGGCCGGCGTTCCTGATGTCCGCCGGTCTGCCCTTGCCGCGGCAGGTGTTCGGTCACGGCTTCCTCCTCCATCGCGGCGAGAAGATGTCCAAGTCGGTCGGCAACGTCGTCGATCCGCTCGAACTCGCCGATCGCTTCGGCGTCGATCCGCTGCGCTACTTCCTGCTGCGTGACGTCACCTTCGGTCAGGACGGCAGCTACAGCGCCGAGGCGATCGTGACCCGGGTCAATGCCGATCTTTCGAACAGTTTCGGCAATCTGGCGCAGCGCACCTTGTCGTTCATCGCCAAGAATTGCGGCGGCCGGCTGCCGACCGGCGGCCGACGGGAAGCGGCCGACGACGAACTGCTCGATCTCGTGCGGCGCACCGTCCAGGACGAAGTGCCCGCCGCCTTCGGCGATCTCGCGCTTGCCCAGGGGATCGAGGCGTGGCTCCGCGCCGTCTTCGCCTGCAACCAATATATCGACGCCCAGGCGCCCTGGACGCTGCGCAAGACCGATCCGGAGCGAATGCTGGCGGTTCTCGGCACCCTCTACCAGGCGATCGCCGATCTTGCGGTCGCGATCACGCCGATCATTCCCTCCTCGGCGGCGAAGTTGCTCGATCAGATGGGGATCCCGGCCGAGGAGCGGAGCCTTGCGGCGCTCGCCGATCCCGAGCGCTATGCGCGTCTGGCGGCGTCCGGCTTTGTGCTGCAGCCGCCGACGCCGATCTTCCCGAGGCTCGAGGCACCGGCGGAATAA
- a CDS encoding CaiB/BaiF CoA-transferase family protein: MDKPLSGLRVLELARILAGPWAGQLLADLGAEVVKVERPGSGDDTRSWGPPFVPGEGSAAYFHSCNRGKRSLAIDFESREGREQVRALAAEADILIENFKVGGLAKYGLDYESVSALNPRIIYCSITGFGQDGPYAPRAGYDFMIQGMGGIMDLTGDPAGEPQKIGVAFADIFTGVYASNAILAALHGRAAEGRGCHIDMALLDTQVAVLANQAMNYLVSGETPKRLGNAHPNIAPYQTFQVRDGWVIIAVGNDGQFRRLCVLLGQTGIADDPRFASNAQRVGHRDALAAALGPALLQRGKDELLAALAASGVPAGPINSVAEVFADPQVIARGLRLDLGGIPSVASPIVIDGKRQVADRASPPLASSPVEDRAAD, encoded by the coding sequence ATGGACAAGCCGCTTTCCGGCCTGCGAGTTCTCGAGCTCGCGCGGATCCTCGCCGGGCCCTGGGCCGGCCAGTTGCTGGCCGATCTCGGCGCCGAGGTGGTCAAGGTCGAGCGGCCGGGCAGCGGCGACGATACGCGCAGTTGGGGCCCGCCCTTCGTCCCTGGCGAAGGCAGCGCCGCCTATTTCCACAGCTGCAACCGCGGCAAGAGATCGCTCGCGATCGATTTCGAGAGCCGCGAGGGCCGGGAGCAGGTCCGCGCGCTGGCGGCCGAGGCCGATATCCTGATCGAGAATTTCAAGGTCGGCGGCCTTGCCAAATACGGGCTCGACTACGAGTCCGTCTCGGCGCTCAACCCGCGGATCATCTATTGCTCGATCACCGGCTTCGGCCAGGACGGGCCCTATGCGCCGCGCGCCGGCTACGATTTCATGATCCAGGGAATGGGCGGGATCATGGACCTGACCGGCGACCCCGCCGGCGAGCCGCAGAAGATCGGTGTCGCGTTCGCCGACATCTTCACCGGCGTCTATGCCTCGAACGCGATCCTCGCGGCCCTTCATGGCCGCGCCGCCGAGGGGCGCGGCTGTCACATCGACATGGCGCTGCTCGACACCCAGGTCGCGGTGCTCGCCAATCAGGCGATGAACTATCTGGTCTCGGGCGAGACGCCGAAGCGGCTCGGCAATGCCCACCCGAACATCGCGCCGTACCAGACGTTCCAGGTGCGGGACGGCTGGGTGATCATCGCCGTCGGCAATGACGGGCAGTTTCGCCGATTGTGCGTGCTGCTCGGCCAGACCGGGATCGCCGACGATCCGCGCTTCGCCTCCAACGCCCAGCGGGTCGGCCATCGGGACGCGCTTGCGGCGGCGCTCGGCCCGGCCCTGCTTCAGCGCGGCAAGGACGAACTCCTCGCCGCGCTGGCGGCGTCGGGCGTTCCTGCCGGCCCGATCAACTCGGTCGCCGAAGTGTTCGCCGATCCGCAGGTAATCGCACGCGGTCTTCGTCTCGATCTCGGCGGCATTCCTTCCGTCGCATCGCCGATCGTCATCGACGGAAAGCGCCAGGTCGCCGATCGCGCCAGTCCGCCGCTTGCATCGTCGCCGGTGGAGGACCGCGCAGCCGATTGA